The following are encoded in a window of Thermodesulfobacterium geofontis OPF15 genomic DNA:
- the modA gene encoding molybdate ABC transporter substrate-binding protein: MKRKIWVLLIFVLLMFFNFGYVYAYKDLKGAPKSESAVFKGQKLKLYVAAGLKKPMDEIIAIFEKKTGAKVVPNYGPSGGLYTQIKMGQPCDIFFSADWLYIEKLKEDGKLAEGQKFVQDILVLAVSQTGKNKVKSVKDLIKPGVVVGVADTRAPVGVYSERALKRMNIWDKLVSSGNLRARPATVNQLAIMLQKNELDAGLIYSSVAKAFNVEYVEEIPQKFTGEIIFGAAIIKGGNEKLAKEFLNIANDNINIFEKYGWRAVKK, translated from the coding sequence ATGAAAAGAAAAATTTGGGTGCTTTTGATTTTTGTGTTACTAATGTTTTTTAATTTTGGATACGTTTATGCTTATAAGGATCTTAAGGGGGCTCCAAAGAGCGAAAGTGCAGTTTTTAAAGGACAGAAACTTAAGCTTTATGTAGCAGCAGGACTTAAAAAACCAATGGATGAAATTATCGCCATTTTTGAGAAAAAAACTGGTGCAAAGGTAGTACCAAATTATGGTCCCTCAGGTGGACTTTACACACAAATCAAAATGGGTCAGCCTTGTGACATATTTTTTTCTGCAGACTGGCTTTATATAGAAAAGCTCAAAGAAGACGGAAAACTGGCTGAAGGTCAAAAATTCGTGCAAGATATATTGGTGCTGGCAGTGTCACAAACTGGTAAAAACAAAGTTAAAAGTGTAAAAGATTTGATAAAACCAGGAGTAGTAGTAGGGGTAGCTGATACCAGAGCACCAGTCGGTGTTTATTCTGAAAGAGCTTTAAAGAGAATGAATATTTGGGATAAGCTGGTTTCTTCGGGAAATCTCAGAGCGCGTCCTGCAACAGTAAATCAGCTTGCTATTATGCTTCAAAAAAATGAACTTGATGCAGGTTTAATTTATAGTAGCGTAGCCAAAGCATTTAATGTGGAATATGTTGAAGAAATACCCCAAAAATTTACTGGAGAGATTATTTTTGGCGCAGCTATCATTAAAGGCGGAAATGAAAAACTTGCCAAGGAATTCTTGAATATAGCCAATGACAACATCAACATATTTGAAAAATATGGTTGGAGAGCTGTAAAAAAATGA
- a CDS encoding UDP-N-acetylmuramoyl-L-alanyl-D-glutamate--2,6-diaminopimelate ligase, with the protein MKPLGELIKNLEIIKAYYGSQPIENFAPYKYLKIRGISENSKEIEDGFIFVARKGTNFNGEAFIEEAINNGALIIIRESDINSKETYPGTIQIQVKDIKKALSTLSLNFFENPQEKIFLIGVTGTNGKTSVSYFTKNILNFLGVKCGYIGTLFYETDRIIPALETTPSILKISSLLKEMVDKNFKACVIEVSSHALHQDRLLGLFFDIAAFTNLSRDHLDYHKDMEDYYQAKKKLFKEYLKENSKIVISLESEYGKRLAEELKDFSPLLVNNEEIKSEILRKKNKLSLKIKIKDKEYEISTQLLGDYQAKNLTTTLGILLAMGYKIEDLLEPIKKLKNPVGRLELVTEYKGAKIFVDYAHTPEALAEALKSLSSIKENRLIVLFGCGGNRDKGKRPLMGKVASMLADGIILTSDNPRFEDPLKIIEDIEKGINSSKPYKIIPDRRSALEFAIKNLQEGDVLLVAGKGHETYQEIEGKRYPFSDQEEILKIISTLDLK; encoded by the coding sequence ATGAAACCTTTAGGAGAACTTATTAAAAATTTAGAAATTATAAAGGCTTATTATGGAAGCCAACCTATAGAAAATTTTGCACCATATAAATATTTAAAAATAAGGGGAATTTCTGAAAATTCTAAAGAGATTGAAGATGGATTTATCTTTGTTGCAAGAAAGGGAACTAATTTTAATGGAGAAGCTTTTATAGAAGAGGCTATTAATAATGGAGCTTTGATAATTATTAGAGAAAGTGATATTAATTCTAAGGAGACTTACCCAGGAACTATTCAGATTCAAGTTAAAGATATTAAAAAAGCCTTATCTACCCTTTCTTTGAATTTTTTTGAAAATCCTCAAGAAAAAATATTTTTAATTGGTGTTACAGGAACAAATGGAAAAACTTCAGTAAGTTATTTCACTAAAAACATTTTAAATTTTTTAGGTGTTAAATGTGGATATATAGGAACTCTTTTTTACGAAACAGATAGAATTATTCCTGCCCTTGAAACTACACCTTCCATTTTAAAAATTTCCAGTCTATTAAAAGAAATGGTAGATAAAAATTTTAAAGCTTGTGTAATTGAAGTTTCCTCACATGCTTTACATCAAGATAGACTTTTGGGGCTTTTCTTTGACATAGCAGCTTTTACTAATCTTTCAAGAGATCATTTAGATTATCATAAAGATATGGAAGATTATTATCAAGCAAAGAAAAAACTTTTTAAAGAATATTTAAAAGAAAATTCTAAAATAGTTATTTCCTTAGAAAGCGAATATGGTAAAAGATTAGCTGAAGAATTAAAAGATTTTTCTCCGCTTTTAGTTAACAATGAAGAAATTAAAAGTGAAATATTAAGGAAAAAAAACAAATTAAGCCTTAAGATTAAAATTAAAGACAAAGAATATGAAATTTCAACACAACTTTTAGGAGATTATCAAGCTAAAAATCTGACCACCACTTTAGGAATTCTTTTAGCTATGGGATATAAAATTGAAGACCTCTTAGAACCCATTAAAAAACTTAAAAATCCTGTTGGAAGACTGGAATTGGTAACTGAATATAAAGGTGCTAAAATATTCGTAGATTATGCACATACACCAGAGGCATTAGCTGAAGCTTTAAAAAGTTTAAGTTCGATTAAAGAAAATAGATTAATTGTGCTTTTTGGTTGTGGTGGAAATAGAGACAAAGGTAAAAGACCTCTTATGGGTAAGGTCGCAAGTATGCTTGCTGATGGAATAATTTTAACTTCAGATAATCCAAGATTTGAAGATCCATTAAAAATTATTGAAGATATTGAAAAAGGTATTAATTCGTCAAAGCCTTATAAAATTATTCCTGACAGAAGATCTGCTTTAGAATTTGCTATTAAAAATTTACAAGAGGGGGATGTTCTTTTAGTTGCCGGGAAGGGGCACGAAACTTATCAAGAGATAGAAGGTAAAAGATATCCTTTTTCTGATCAGGAAGAAATTTTGAAAATTATAAGTACCTTAGACTTAAAATGA
- the rsmH gene encoding 16S rRNA (cytosine(1402)-N(4))-methyltransferase RsmH: MKENKIYVDGTVGLGGHSSAILEASKPSGILYGFEWNEDSFKIAQERLKKYGERVKLFNKNFVFIKEILQKEGVLADGILLDLGISSFLLEGSKRGFSFQKDEPLDMRINLSINLTAKDILNNYDFVSLSNVFKKGEVPKADKFAKFICEKRKKKPFETTQDLVKAIKEFYKTSKKDLLAVIFQSLRIEVNKELENLEIALQKLPDVLKSSGRIVVISFHSLEDRIVKTSFKNDPRIKVLTKKPITPSEEEIKRNPRARSAKMRVGEKI; the protein is encoded by the coding sequence GTGAAGGAAAATAAAATTTATGTAGATGGAACTGTTGGATTAGGAGGGCATAGTTCTGCAATTTTAGAAGCTTCCAAACCATCAGGTATTTTATATGGCTTTGAATGGAATGAGGATTCCTTTAAAATAGCTCAAGAAAGACTAAAAAAATATGGAGAAAGAGTAAAACTTTTTAATAAAAATTTCGTTTTTATAAAAGAGATTCTTCAAAAAGAAGGTGTTTTAGCAGATGGAATCCTTTTAGACCTTGGAATTTCATCCTTTCTTTTAGAAGGAAGTAAAAGAGGATTTTCCTTTCAAAAAGATGAACCATTGGATATGAGAATAAATCTTTCTATAAATCTTACCGCTAAGGATATTTTAAATAATTATGATTTTGTAAGTTTAAGCAATGTTTTTAAAAAAGGAGAAGTTCCTAAGGCAGATAAGTTTGCCAAATTTATTTGTGAAAAAAGAAAGAAAAAACCCTTCGAAACAACACAAGATTTAGTAAAAGCAATAAAAGAATTTTATAAAACTTCTAAAAAAGATTTATTAGCAGTTATTTTTCAAAGTTTAAGAATAGAAGTTAATAAAGAGCTTGAAAACTTAGAAATTGCTCTTCAAAAACTTCCAGATGTTTTAAAATCCTCTGGAAGAATTGTAGTTATCTCTTTTCACTCTTTAGAAGATAGAATTGTAAAGACTTCTTTTAAAAATGATCCCAGAATTAAGGTTCTTACTAAAAAACCTATTACTCCTTCGGAAGAAGAAATAAAAAGAAATCCGAGAGCAAGAAGTGCAAAAATGAGGGTAGGGGAAAAAATATGA
- the recN gene encoding DNA repair protein RecN gives MILELKISNLVLIENIHLDLDKGFVVFTGETGAGKSLLIKAVKLLLGEKGGANYIRPGAKEGEIEAIIWGGEKLSQKLQEAGYTPQEEIHVRRIFSPNRQKIYINGSPVTLTELSKLTKDLILLTSQHEFYTLLSSEKQLEFLDHFLELIPYLKEYQELYYKYKSLVSQIKEIEEKIASSQLRKDFLLFQIREIEELKPNPEEEENLQKEREKLKNLSLLKEKTQFLLSNLEEIEKNFYQIVSSFESLSKIEHKFKDHYSKVFSMYYELKEIARDLIDYSSHLPEDDTALNEIEERLSKYEKLKRKYKRDTQGLIKLLEELKEEISLLEVGEENYENLLKEEETLKKKLIESALKLSEERLKGIPKLQSLLKKELKDLGMEKADFKIELILREPKIENLGPLGLDEVKFLFSSNPGVPLKPLEKVASGGELSRIFLACKSILKEKTEAGSLIFDEVDVGIGGTTAKKIAQKLKDLSQNYQVLCVTHLPQIAVLADIHYVVEKEIKEKETKTKIKKVEGEERLKEIARMLGDPQNLELAKSFLEAQV, from the coding sequence GTGATTTTAGAATTAAAAATTAGTAATCTTGTACTTATAGAAAATATTCATTTAGATTTAGATAAAGGATTTGTTGTCTTTACTGGAGAAACAGGAGCAGGAAAATCTCTTCTTATAAAAGCTGTGAAACTCCTTTTGGGAGAAAAAGGAGGCGCTAATTATATAAGACCCGGAGCTAAAGAAGGAGAGATCGAGGCTATTATTTGGGGAGGAGAAAAACTTTCTCAAAAATTACAAGAAGCAGGATATACCCCTCAGGAAGAAATACATGTTAGAAGAATTTTTTCCCCTAATAGACAAAAAATTTATATAAATGGTTCCCCAGTAACCCTTACTGAACTTTCTAAACTCACAAAAGATTTAATCTTACTTACAAGCCAACACGAATTTTATACTCTTTTATCTTCAGAAAAACAACTTGAATTTTTAGATCACTTTTTAGAACTTATCCCTTATTTAAAAGAATATCAAGAACTTTATTATAAATACAAAAGCTTGGTATCGCAAATAAAAGAAATAGAAGAAAAAATAGCTTCCTCTCAGCTAAGAAAAGATTTTTTGCTTTTCCAAATTAGAGAAATTGAAGAACTAAAACCTAATCCGGAAGAGGAAGAAAATCTTCAAAAAGAAAGAGAAAAATTAAAAAATCTTTCCCTTTTAAAAGAAAAAACCCAATTTCTTCTTTCAAACCTTGAAGAAATTGAAAAAAACTTTTATCAGATCGTTTCTTCTTTTGAAAGCTTAAGCAAAATTGAGCATAAATTTAAAGATCACTATTCTAAAGTTTTTTCTATGTATTATGAGCTAAAAGAAATAGCAAGAGATCTAATTGATTACTCAAGCCATCTTCCTGAAGATGATACAGCATTAAATGAAATAGAAGAAAGGCTTTCTAAATACGAAAAACTCAAAAGAAAATATAAAAGAGATACCCAAGGACTGATAAAACTTTTAGAAGAATTAAAAGAGGAAATAAGCCTTTTGGAAGTAGGAGAGGAAAATTATGAAAATTTATTAAAGGAAGAAGAAACACTAAAAAAGAAATTGATAGAGTCTGCTTTAAAATTAAGTGAAGAAAGATTAAAGGGAATCCCTAAACTCCAGAGCCTTTTAAAAAAAGAATTAAAAGATTTGGGAATGGAAAAAGCTGACTTTAAAATAGAGCTAATACTTAGAGAACCTAAAATTGAAAATCTCGGTCCCTTAGGGCTTGATGAGGTAAAATTTCTATTTTCCTCTAATCCTGGGGTTCCTTTAAAGCCCCTTGAAAAAGTTGCTTCAGGAGGAGAACTTTCTCGTATTTTTCTTGCTTGTAAATCCATTTTAAAAGAAAAAACTGAGGCAGGTAGTTTAATATTTGATGAAGTGGATGTTGGAATTGGGGGTACTACTGCTAAAAAAATTGCTCAGAAATTAAAAGATCTTTCTCAAAATTACCAAGTTTTATGTGTCACCCATCTTCCTCAAATTGCTGTTTTAGCTGATATTCATTATGTAGTAGAAAAGGAAATAAAAGAAAAAGAAACTAAAACCAAGATTAAAAAAGTAGAAGGAGAAGAAAGATTGAAAGAAATTGCAAGGATGCTTGGCGATCCCCAAAATTTAGAATTAGCAAAAAGCTTCTTAGAAGCTCAAGTCTAA
- a CDS encoding ABC transporter ATP-binding protein: MLEVKNISKSFVNRKVLKNVTLEVKKSEIMVILGLNGSGKSTLLKIISGIIKPDEGKIIIDGQDVTMLPPECRKVGYVPQSPALFNHLSVKDNIMYSLKNRRGCEKTAEKIIKMLGLKDYLQFKPQQLSGGYKSRVSLARALVSEPSVLLMDEPLKEFDAPTKKKLLPEFYKVIKSINIPVLYVTHDVYEAELIGERFAVVTDGELIHLASASEALEFMKGKIL, translated from the coding sequence ATGCTTGAGGTTAAAAATATAAGTAAAAGTTTTGTAAATCGTAAAGTTTTGAAAAACGTAACATTAGAAGTAAAAAAATCTGAAATAATGGTTATTTTAGGATTAAATGGAAGCGGGAAATCTACATTGCTTAAGATCATTTCTGGGATAATAAAACCGGATGAAGGTAAAATAATTATTGATGGTCAGGATGTAACTATGCTACCTCCTGAGTGTAGGAAGGTTGGGTATGTTCCACAATCTCCTGCCCTTTTTAATCATCTTTCGGTAAAAGACAATATCATGTATTCGCTGAAAAATCGGCGGGGTTGTGAGAAAACAGCGGAAAAAATAATTAAAATGTTGGGGTTAAAAGACTATTTACAGTTTAAGCCACAACAACTTAGTGGTGGATATAAAAGCAGGGTCTCGTTAGCACGAGCTTTAGTGTCTGAGCCATCGGTTTTGCTTATGGATGAGCCTTTAAAAGAATTTGATGCTCCCACCAAAAAAAAGCTTTTGCCTGAATTTTATAAAGTAATAAAAAGTATAAATATACCGGTGTTGTATGTTACACATGATGTTTATGAAGCTGAGTTAATAGGGGAAAGATTTGCGGTTGTGACTGATGGAGAGCTTATTCATCTTGCTTCAGCATCTGAAGCCCTTGAGTTTATGAAAGGTAAAATACTTTGA
- a CDS encoding UDP-N-acetylmuramoyl-tripeptide--D-alanyl-D-alanine ligase has translation MNVEINLSTEDIIKATSGILINGDMGIWFKGISTDTRVIKPGYLFFALKGEKFDGHEFYKDAIEKGAKGLVISRFPKGFKIEEIPKTISIILVKDTLKALGDLASFWRGKLNSIFVAITGSCGKTTTKELSYNIISKFFKTSKNQANYNNLIGVPLTLLSIKEDTEVVILELGTNQKGEIERLSQIVKPHISVITSIYPAHLEGLNSIEGVLEEKISLFKNTYKDGILIYNFDQEILRKRVEPFSQNKLSFGFDENADLSIKNLVFSENKIQGEIIFKKSSYPLEIENIGKYNLLNLLASLCVAISLKLDLKEIVPLVGKEIPLYKRFKIFEKENFLVIDDTYNANPGSVKAALEFLKEISKDYEKKIVILGDMKELGKDSEKFHKEIGSLVAKVADFAIFIGEMAKSYKEGFKRETQNKNCEIFNSVEEFLEKIPFKKFKEEKAKTNILVKGSRALRMERVVEKLYEELN, from the coding sequence ATGAATGTAGAAATTAATCTATCTACAGAAGACATAATAAAAGCTACTTCAGGTATCCTTATAAATGGAGATATGGGGATATGGTTTAAAGGAATTTCAACAGATACAAGGGTTATTAAACCAGGTTATCTTTTCTTTGCTTTAAAAGGTGAAAAATTTGATGGGCATGAATTTTACAAAGATGCTATAGAAAAAGGTGCTAAGGGTTTAGTCATTTCTCGTTTTCCAAAAGGGTTCAAAATTGAGGAAATTCCTAAAACCATTTCTATAATTTTGGTAAAGGATACTCTTAAAGCTTTAGGAGATTTGGCAAGTTTCTGGAGAGGTAAACTTAATTCTATTTTTGTAGCTATAACAGGTTCATGTGGAAAAACCACTACCAAAGAATTAAGCTATAATATAATTTCTAAGTTTTTCAAAACTTCTAAAAACCAAGCTAATTATAATAATTTAATAGGTGTACCTCTTACACTTCTCTCTATAAAAGAAGATACAGAAGTAGTTATACTTGAACTTGGAACTAATCAAAAAGGAGAAATAGAAAGGCTTTCTCAGATTGTAAAACCTCATATTTCAGTTATAACCTCCATTTATCCTGCCCATTTAGAGGGATTAAATTCTATTGAAGGCGTTTTAGAAGAAAAAATAAGTTTATTTAAAAATACCTATAAAGATGGGATTCTTATTTATAATTTTGATCAAGAAATTTTAAGAAAAAGGGTAGAACCCTTTTCACAAAATAAGCTCTCTTTTGGATTTGATGAAAATGCAGATTTATCTATAAAAAATTTAGTTTTTTCTGAAAACAAAATACAAGGTGAAATAATTTTTAAAAAAAGCTCTTATCCTTTGGAGATAGAAAATATAGGAAAATACAATCTTTTAAATCTTTTAGCAAGTCTTTGTGTAGCTATTTCCTTAAAACTTGATTTAAAAGAAATTGTTCCTTTAGTAGGAAAAGAAATTCCTCTTTATAAAAGATTTAAAATTTTTGAGAAAGAAAACTTTCTCGTTATAGATGATACTTACAATGCTAATCCTGGCTCTGTTAAAGCAGCTTTAGAATTTTTAAAAGAAATTTCAAAAGACTACGAAAAAAAGATAGTTATTTTAGGAGATATGAAAGAATTGGGAAAAGACTCAGAGAAATTTCATAAAGAAATAGGGAGTCTTGTGGCTAAGGTTGCTGATTTCGCTATCTTTATAGGTGAGATGGCAAAAAGTTATAAAGAGGGTTTTAAAAGAGAAACCCAAAATAAAAATTGTGAAATTTTTAATAGTGTTGAAGAATTTTTAGAAAAAATTCCCTTTAAGAAATTTAAAGAAGAAAAGGCGAAAACAAATATTTTAGTAAAGGGTTCAAGAGCTCTAAGAATGGAAAGGGTAGTAGAAAAGCTATATGAGGAGCTAAATTAA
- a CDS encoding penicillin-binding protein 2, protein MGKKQNFLLFLSILSVLVVLMVNFSAERVTGKPTEYRVKRGYIFDRNLNPLAIFLENYKAYYLLKNDNLFSSPDIKLLKKYLGSTINLSKKGVVLLSEDLSLEEVENLKKEKNVIIEKTYKRKVLQPYLKSLIGETFNEYGVSGLEKIFDEHLSMGNPLILSIDLNLEKRVYNIISRLNLLSFGIAIFDLKTGELLCYLESENLRPFGSYYPLNLFNIPPSEIKDFKWVLGENLALKEKDTIKINIWHIAKWYMDKVCNKPVEPTVLLRETKICEPKSEIFKDKEYIYNLGNSFVTVAFKEDKMALSLFVFDPQEKDLLNKNKTTINYLISML, encoded by the coding sequence ATGGGAAAAAAGCAAAATTTTTTGTTATTTTTAAGTATCCTTTCAGTTTTAGTAGTTTTAATGGTTAATTTTTCAGCAGAAAGAGTAACTGGAAAACCTACTGAATATAGAGTTAAAAGAGGCTACATTTTTGATAGAAACTTAAATCCTCTTGCTATATTCTTAGAAAATTATAAAGCCTATTATTTACTTAAAAATGATAATCTTTTCAGTTCCCCAGATATTAAACTTCTTAAAAAATATTTAGGTTCTACTATAAATTTATCTAAAAAAGGGGTTGTTCTTCTCTCAGAAGATCTTAGCTTGGAAGAGGTTGAAAATTTGAAAAAAGAAAAAAATGTAATAATTGAAAAAACTTACAAGAGAAAAGTTTTACAACCTTATTTAAAATCTCTCATAGGAGAAACTTTTAATGAATATGGAGTTTCAGGATTAGAAAAAATTTTTGATGAACACCTAAGTATGGGGAATCCTCTTATTTTGTCTATTGATTTAAATTTAGAAAAAAGGGTTTACAATATTATTAGTAGATTAAATCTTTTATCCTTTGGGATAGCTATTTTTGATCTTAAAACTGGTGAATTGCTTTGTTATTTAGAAAGTGAAAATTTAAGACCTTTTGGTAGTTATTATCCTTTAAACTTATTTAACATTCCACCATCTGAAATAAAAGATTTTAAATGGGTTTTAGGAGAAAATTTAGCACTTAAAGAAAAAGATACTATAAAAATAAATATTTGGCATATTGCTAAATGGTATATGGATAAAGTTTGCAATAAACCTGTTGAGCCTACTGTTTTGCTTAGAGAGACAAAAATTTGTGAACCAAAATCGGAAATCTTTAAAGATAAGGAATACATTTATAATTTAGGTAATAGTTTTGTTACAGTTGCCTTTAAGGAAGATAAAATGGCTCTTTCTTTGTTTGTTTTTGATCCCCAAGAAAAAGATTTACTAAATAAAAATAAAACAACAATAAATTATTTAATTTCTATGTTATGA
- a CDS encoding ABC transporter permease: MKNNIISALFIPLFFLLVIYPILALLGHVNGAGILKTFHDVLFWQSVKNTIGAAFIASGLCLVMAIGFGYYHLFAKDSYLYRILYKIANFMNDLPAALPHTVAGLALLLAFGRNVLGFVSDTGLAFTKVSVVLAMFFVSYPLAARAISAGVDKIEPEVIDVARTLGDTPGKVYLRIVIPSLGTVMFSSFGLAFARSISEFAAVLMFGGNVPGDTQVLASYVFTKVEEGEIDMAVTASAFCILLSLLIVGFLNLINKWEKINA, encoded by the coding sequence ATGAAAAACAATATTATTAGCGCTTTATTTATTCCACTATTTTTTTTATTGGTAATTTATCCTATTCTTGCATTATTAGGGCATGTTAATGGTGCAGGTATTCTTAAGACCTTTCATGATGTATTATTCTGGCAAAGCGTAAAAAATACTATAGGGGCTGCATTTATAGCTTCTGGATTATGTCTTGTAATGGCAATAGGATTTGGATATTATCATCTTTTTGCAAAAGATTCATATTTATACAGGATTTTATACAAGATTGCCAATTTTATGAATGATTTACCTGCTGCTTTACCGCATACTGTTGCTGGACTTGCTCTGCTTTTAGCTTTTGGACGTAATGTCTTAGGTTTTGTAAGTGATACAGGATTGGCATTTACGAAGGTTTCTGTAGTGCTTGCTATGTTTTTTGTTTCATACCCTCTAGCAGCAAGAGCTATATCTGCCGGTGTAGACAAAATAGAACCAGAGGTAATTGATGTAGCCCGCACATTGGGAGACACCCCTGGTAAAGTATATTTGCGGATTGTGATTCCTTCTTTGGGAACGGTTATGTTCTCAAGTTTCGGATTAGCCTTTGCCAGGTCAATAAGTGAGTTTGCTGCTGTGCTTATGTTTGGAGGAAATGTTCCGGGTGATACTCAGGTTTTAGCATCTTATGTTTTTACTAAAGTTGAAGAGGGTGAAATTGATATGGCGGTGACTGCAAGTGCATTCTGTATTTTATTGTCTTTATTAATAGTAGGATTTTTAAATTTAATAAATAAATGGGAAAAAATAAATGCTTGA
- the mraZ gene encoding division/cell wall cluster transcriptional repressor MraZ: MFRGKFKHTLDEKGRFSLPAKFREVLRVKYGSENLVVTNYPDCLVAYPLEEWQKIENKLLSLPWDIPEVRQYVRYFLGAAEEYQPDKQGRILLSQSLREEIKLEREVILLGMLTHFEIWNPKYLESKFKETKENFSKVMQIINPYLTGVKNLSP; this comes from the coding sequence ATGTTTAGAGGTAAGTTCAAGCATACTCTTGATGAAAAAGGAAGATTTAGCTTACCTGCTAAATTTAGAGAAGTCTTAAGAGTTAAATATGGAAGTGAAAATTTAGTAGTTACCAATTATCCAGACTGTTTGGTTGCCTATCCTTTAGAAGAATGGCAAAAGATAGAAAATAAATTATTATCCCTTCCTTGGGACATTCCAGAAGTAAGACAATATGTAAGATATTTTTTAGGCGCTGCTGAAGAATATCAACCCGATAAACAAGGGAGAATCCTTCTTTCTCAATCCTTAAGAGAAGAAATAAAATTGGAAAGAGAAGTAATTCTTTTAGGAATGCTAACCCATTTTGAAATTTGGAATCCTAAGTATCTGGAATCTAAATTTAAAGAAACTAAAGAAAACTTTAGTAAGGTTATGCAAATTATAAATCCTTATCTTACAGGAGTAAAAAATTTATCACCATGA
- the mraY gene encoding phospho-N-acetylmuramoyl-pentapeptide-transferase produces the protein MLYHLLYSLKDISIIFNVFKYITFRMICGALTAFILVYIFMPYFIRFMKQKQFGQIVREEGPSHHKAKTGTPTMGGVIIVTSIMISALLWCNLTNYLIWIVLFVLLSFGFVGFLDDFLKIKRKKNLGLRAREKFLAQIIIVSIFYLVLFKFLNFSTTLNFPFFKKLIIDIGILYLIFSMLVIIGSSNAMNLTDGLDGLAIVPFIVVAGVYSILSYVAGHIKFSSYLYLPYVPNAGELAILCAILVGAGLGFLWYNSHPAEIFMGDVGSLALGATLGAIAIIIKQEFLLVIAGGLFVLEALSVILQVAYFKITKGKRIFKMAPLHHHFELKGWPENKVVVRFWIVSIIFGLIALSTLKIR, from the coding sequence ATGCTTTATCACCTTCTTTATTCTTTAAAAGATATCTCTATTATATTTAATGTTTTTAAATATATAACCTTTAGAATGATTTGTGGAGCTTTGACTGCCTTTATCTTGGTGTACATTTTTATGCCCTATTTTATAAGATTTATGAAACAAAAACAATTTGGACAGATTGTAAGAGAAGAGGGCCCCTCTCATCATAAAGCTAAAACAGGTACCCCTACCATGGGAGGTGTCATTATAGTTACCTCTATTATGATTTCTGCTCTTTTGTGGTGTAATCTTACCAATTATTTAATTTGGATAGTTTTATTTGTTCTTTTAAGCTTTGGATTTGTAGGGTTTTTAGATGATTTTTTAAAAATAAAAAGAAAAAAAAATTTGGGATTAAGGGCAAGGGAGAAATTTTTAGCTCAAATTATAATAGTAAGCATATTTTATTTAGTTTTATTTAAATTTTTAAATTTCTCTACAACCCTTAATTTTCCTTTTTTTAAAAAATTAATTATTGATATTGGTATCCTTTATTTAATTTTTAGCATGTTGGTAATAATTGGTAGTTCCAATGCTATGAATTTAACTGATGGACTTGATGGACTTGCTATAGTGCCTTTCATAGTGGTTGCTGGAGTTTATAGTATTTTAAGCTATGTAGCTGGGCATATAAAATTTTCGAGTTATTTATACCTTCCCTATGTACCTAATGCTGGAGAATTAGCTATTTTATGTGCTATTTTGGTGGGAGCTGGATTAGGGTTTTTGTGGTATAATTCTCATCCTGCTGAAATTTTCATGGGAGATGTAGGTTCTCTTGCTTTAGGAGCAACCTTAGGAGCTATTGCTATAATAATAAAACAAGAATTTCTTTTGGTCATAGCTGGAGGTTTATTTGTCCTTGAGGCATTATCAGTTATATTACAAGTTGCCTATTTTAAAATTACTAAGGGAAAAAGAATTTTTAAGATGGCTCCTTTACATCATCATTTTGAGCTAAAGGGTTGGCCAGAAAATAAAGTAGTAGTTAGATTTTGGATTGTATCTATAATTTTTGGACTTATAGCTTTAAGTACTTTAAAGATAAGGTAG
- a CDS encoding winged helix-turn-helix domain-containing protein, with translation MKKKGRKPLKDPHQFCIVDSEKHGEYTLKGKIWIEGSEGTFLGYGRIALLEKIKQYGSISKAAKALNMSYRQAWRLIASMNRQAKKPLVETQVGGKGGGGTRITETAEKAIEQFWKIHENFKKFLSEQIKNFEI, from the coding sequence ATGAAGAAAAAAGGAAGGAAACCATTAAAAGATCCGCACCAGTTTTGCATTGTAGATAGTGAGAAACATGGAGAGTATACACTTAAAGGTAAAATATGGATTGAAGGGAGTGAGGGAACATTTTTGGGTTATGGAAGAATAGCTTTACTTGAAAAAATCAAGCAGTATGGCTCAATTTCAAAGGCAGCCAAAGCTCTAAATATGTCATACAGACAGGCATGGAGACTTATTGCTTCAATGAATAGACAGGCAAAAAAACCTCTTGTTGAAACTCAAGTTGGAGGCAAAGGGGGTGGAGGAACAAGGATTACTGAGACCGCTGAAAAGGCGATCGAACAATTCTGGAAAATTCATGAAAATTTTAAGAAATTTCTTTCAGAGCAAATTAAAAATTTTGAAATTTAG